Proteins encoded in a region of the Vicia villosa cultivar HV-30 ecotype Madison, WI linkage group LG5, Vvil1.0, whole genome shotgun sequence genome:
- the LOC131606007 gene encoding uncharacterized protein LOC131606007: protein MRLQTGSQGTDDKETTDFSNWILKVGEGKLSVPNDGHADIEIPEEFLIPKSDNPIKAIVESTYPGLLENYKNVHYLESKAILGATIEIVDEINDYVLSLIPGEEKEYLSSNTIDRSNVNDPGIYDFITPEFLSSLRTSGLPNHRLKLKIGTPIMLMRNLDQSEGLCNGTRLIVTKMANHVLEAKIMSDKHEGNIIYIPRMTTSPSQSPWPFRLSRRQFPIIVSYMQ from the exons ATGAGACTTCAAACTGGATCTCAAGGAACTGATGATAAAGAAACAACTGATTTCTCAAATTGGATTCTAAAAGTAGGAGAAGGGAAATTGTCAGTACCTAATGATGGTCATGCTGACATAGAAATTCCTGAGGAGTTCTTGATCCCTAAATCAGACAATCCTATAAAAGCAATAGTTGAGAGTACTTATCCAGGATTATTAGAAAATTACAAGAATGTCCATTATTTGGAATCAAAAGCCATCTTAGGTGCAACCATTGAAATAGTTGATGAAATCAATGACTATGTTCTAAGTCTTATACCAG gagaagagaaagagtACTTGAGTTCAAATACCATTGACCGGTCTAATGTTAACGATCCTGGAATATATGATTTCATAACTCCGGAGTTCCTTAGTTCTCTCCGTACATCTGGTCTTCCCAATCatagattaaaactaaaaataggGACACCTATCATGTTGATGCGAAACCTTGATCAATCGGAAGGACTGTGTAATGGAACAAGATTAATTGTGACAAAGATGGCTAACCATGTACTTGAAGCCAAAATCATGTCAGATAAACACGAAGGAAATATCATATATATTCCAAGGATGACAACATCACCATCGCAATCTCCATGGCCATTTAGATTATCAAGAAGACAGTTTCCCATTATTGTGTCATATATGCAATGA